The proteins below come from a single Pelosinus sp. IPA-1 genomic window:
- a CDS encoding Lrp/AsnC family transcriptional regulator, protein MLTAFDKSLLNLIQTDLSFDKRPFAVLAEKLKTEESVVIERLRILKEQGLIRRIGPFFDSTKLGYIGTLVALEVKEEYIPQVAEVINSYYGVTHNYEREGTLNLWFTLLSPDLGKQNEILETVRNLDGVVRLLNLPATKKFKVSVQFSLS, encoded by the coding sequence ATGCTTACTGCATTTGATAAGAGCTTATTAAATCTGATTCAGACAGACTTATCTTTTGACAAGCGTCCTTTCGCCGTACTGGCCGAAAAGCTTAAGACGGAGGAGTCTGTGGTAATCGAAAGGCTTAGAATTCTAAAAGAGCAAGGTCTAATTCGTCGTATTGGACCTTTCTTTGATTCAACAAAGCTTGGTTACATTGGTACATTAGTAGCCCTAGAGGTAAAAGAGGAGTACATTCCTCAAGTGGCTGAAGTAATTAATTCTTATTATGGCGTCACTCACAATTATGAACGGGAAGGAACCTTAAATTTATGGTTTACTTTGTTGAGTCCAGATTTAGGAAAACAAAATGAAATTTTGGAGACAGTGCGGAATTTGGATGGTGTAGTTAGGCTGCTTAATTTGCCAGCGACTAAAAAATTTAAGGTGAGTGTGCAGTTTTCCTTATCGTAA
- the yihA gene encoding ribosome biogenesis GTP-binding protein YihA/YsxC: protein MSETIIKEEVVKEEVVKKEINITSGQYVASAVRINQYPEGELHEIAFMGRSNVGKSSLINSLSRRNGLARTSGSPGKTQTLNFYKLMAKMSETDRREFFLVDLPGYGYARTGRSNRQQWAKFIEEYLLKSPRLQLACQLIDIRHAPMESDISTYKWLVENDIPVQVIATKADKLTRMGVKNNVAAIRKGLGMKGGNIIAYSSEKGLGRPELLDVIGQILLK, encoded by the coding sequence ATGAGTGAAACAATCATAAAAGAAGAAGTCGTTAAAGAAGAAGTCGTTAAAAAAGAAATTAATATTACCAGTGGTCAATATGTTGCTTCGGCTGTACGTATCAATCAATACCCAGAAGGAGAGCTGCATGAGATTGCATTTATGGGGCGTTCTAATGTAGGGAAATCCTCATTAATCAACTCCTTAAGCCGACGTAATGGATTGGCTCGCACCAGTGGTAGCCCAGGTAAAACTCAGACCCTTAATTTTTATAAATTGATGGCAAAAATGAGTGAAACAGATCGACGAGAATTTTTTCTCGTCGATCTGCCTGGATACGGATATGCTCGAACTGGTCGATCCAATCGGCAGCAGTGGGCAAAATTCATTGAAGAATATCTGTTAAAATCTCCGAGATTGCAGCTTGCTTGTCAGTTAATTGATATCAGGCACGCTCCTATGGAGAGTGATATTAGTACCTACAAGTGGCTAGTTGAAAATGATATACCTGTACAGGTCATTGCGACAAAGGCGGATAAGCTCACCCGCATGGGTGTGAAGAATAATGTAGCTGCCATTCGTAAAGGTCTAGGAATGAAAGGCGGTAACATTATTGCTTATTCATCAGAAAAAGGATTAGGTCGTCCTGAGTTACTTGACGTAATTGGACAAATTCTGTTAAAATAG
- the tatC gene encoding twin-arginine translocase subunit TatC, producing the protein MAEIVGNEKREEQLQEDPIENQMSLVDHLEELRRRLIIIIMAVAVGSMISYFFAAELVQYITAPAGKLYYMSPAEAFFTYLRVSLFAGFLLALPIVLYQIWAFVVPALTSKERMASVILIPSSVLLFFIGLAFSYFLVLPAGIKFFMGFATENLQPLLSLGEYLSFVISFLLPFGFIFELPLFIVVMAKFGLIGSAFLTGKRKHVMVLSFVVGAVFSPTPDVFSQTMVAIPVIVLYEVSIFIVKYILRK; encoded by the coding sequence ATGGCTGAGATTGTAGGTAACGAGAAAAGGGAAGAGCAGCTTCAAGAGGATCCGATAGAAAATCAAATGTCCTTAGTGGATCATCTAGAGGAATTAAGACGGCGGCTGATTATTATCATTATGGCTGTTGCTGTAGGGAGTATGATCAGTTATTTTTTCGCTGCTGAACTAGTACAGTATATTACAGCACCTGCTGGTAAATTGTATTATATGAGTCCTGCGGAGGCTTTTTTTACATATTTGAGGGTGTCATTATTTGCTGGTTTTCTATTAGCACTGCCTATCGTCTTATATCAAATTTGGGCTTTTGTCGTTCCAGCATTGACGAGTAAAGAACGTATGGCTTCTGTTATTTTAATACCTTCTTCAGTACTCTTATTTTTTATAGGACTGGCTTTTTCTTATTTTTTGGTACTGCCAGCTGGAATCAAATTTTTTATGGGTTTTGCTACTGAAAATCTTCAACCTTTACTATCCCTTGGAGAGTATTTATCTTTTGTCATTTCGTTTTTACTGCCTTTTGGTTTTATTTTTGAATTGCCTTTATTTATTGTCGTTATGGCCAAATTTGGTCTTATTGGTTCCGCATTTTTAACAGGTAAACGTAAGCATGTCATGGTTTTATCCTTTGTGGTAGGTGCTGTGTTTTCTCCTACACCCGATGTGTTTTCGCAAACCATGGTTGCCATACCAGTCATTGTATTGTATGAAGTTAGTATTTTTATTGTAAAATATATCTTAAGAAAGTAA
- a CDS encoding polyprenyl synthetase family protein codes for MFEIVKSDLLLLETELLSVIHSPEKLITDISKHLVEAGGKRLRPALYFMCTKNQVSTMEKIMPMAIAIELIHMATLVHDDVIDNATTRRGKSTANSCWGNHSSVLIGDYLFAKAFSLVANKASNEMLKVLTDVICSMCEGEINQNRSTFIADQTENDYLKRIEQKTADFIAASCELGGLAVGLSSEETKALREYGYSLGMAFQITDDILDITASSEQIGKPVGNDLRQGIVTLPVIFALEHSADRDELREIVQTKNMSEEKIKRGLSIIQDTEAIEYSYKRVSDYLDHARSVIPASITGEHREAFHAVADFVGLRSY; via the coding sequence ATGTTTGAAATTGTAAAAAGTGATTTATTGTTATTGGAAACGGAATTACTTTCTGTCATACATTCTCCGGAAAAATTAATAACAGATATTAGCAAACATTTAGTCGAAGCAGGTGGAAAAAGATTACGTCCCGCTTTGTATTTTATGTGTACTAAAAACCAAGTATCCACTATGGAAAAAATAATGCCAATGGCGATTGCTATTGAATTAATACATATGGCAACTTTGGTACATGATGATGTTATTGATAATGCGACAACGCGAAGGGGAAAATCTACTGCTAATTCTTGTTGGGGTAATCATTCTTCTGTATTGATTGGTGATTATTTATTTGCTAAAGCTTTTTCCCTAGTAGCAAATAAAGCGAGCAACGAAATGCTGAAAGTATTGACAGATGTAATCTGTTCTATGTGTGAGGGTGAAATTAACCAAAACCGCAGTACTTTCATTGCGGATCAAACGGAAAATGACTACCTTAAACGTATTGAACAAAAAACAGCTGATTTTATTGCGGCAAGCTGCGAATTGGGTGGGTTAGCTGTCGGTTTATCTTCGGAAGAAACTAAGGCTTTAAGGGAATATGGCTATTCATTAGGAATGGCTTTTCAGATTACAGACGATATTTTAGACATTACTGCATCTTCCGAGCAGATTGGTAAGCCAGTAGGGAACGATCTAAGGCAAGGGATAGTGACCTTACCAGTTATCTTTGCCTTAGAGCATAGCGCTGATCGTGATGAATTAAGGGAAATTGTACAAACTAAGAATATGTCTGAAGAAAAAATTAAACGAGGACTTTCTATTATACAAGATACTGAGGCAATCGAATACTCCTACAAACGTGTTTCGGATTATTTAGATCATGCACGAAGCGTGATACCAGCAAGCATTACAGGGGAGCATCGTGAAGCATTTCATGCAGTTGCTGACTTTGTAGGTTTACGCAGTTACTGA
- a CDS encoding AsnC family transcriptional regulator, with the protein MLDELDKKIIAIMQEDFPLVAEPFREIAERLGISEDELLTRLQGYRQSGKIRKMGAVLRHREVGYAANALCAWIVPEERIEEIGKLLAQDAIISHLYGRVPQSDWPYNFYTMLHAHNREECKAIAADIANRTGLKDYVMLFSTREWKKISMQYFKENSK; encoded by the coding sequence ATGCTAGATGAGTTAGATAAGAAAATTATTGCGATCATGCAGGAAGATTTCCCACTAGTAGCGGAGCCTTTTCGTGAAATAGCAGAAAGACTGGGAATTAGTGAGGACGAACTTTTAACGCGATTGCAAGGGTATAGACAATCAGGGAAAATTCGTAAAATGGGCGCTGTTCTTAGGCATCGTGAAGTAGGATATGCGGCAAATGCCTTATGTGCATGGATTGTACCTGAGGAACGGATTGAAGAGATCGGGAAATTATTGGCACAAGATGCAATTATATCCCATTTGTACGGGAGAGTTCCTCAATCTGATTGGCCCTATAACTTTTATACCATGCTCCATGCCCATAATCGAGAAGAATGTAAGGCAATAGCAGCGGATATAGCAAATCGTACTGGCCTAAAAGACTATGTCATGTTATTTAGTACCCGCGAATGGAAAAAAATTAGTATGCAATATTTTAAAGAAAATAGTAAGTAA
- a CDS encoding lactate permease LctP family transporter, with product MTWTQIYDPMHSLALSSLLAAIPIIVIFYLLAIRRTPGQIAGILALTSALLVAIFAYKMPVGLALTSAVMGALYGIFPIYWIVITAIFIYNLTVETGQFEIVKDSIATITDDRRLQALLIAFGFGAFLEGAAGFGTPVAISAGMLVGLGFNPLYAAGLCLIANTAPVAFGGIGIPIIVAGQVTGIETMNISAMVGRQLPFLSVIIPIWLVVLMAGWKAAMEVLPACLVAGIAFASVQWFSSNYIGPELPDILSSLACIIALTIFLKSWKPAKIWRFENEPAPTLVANRNALTLGKVLKAWSPFIILTVMVILWGLKPVAAMLDAVTLKWVVPGLDKLIVQVAPIVKQPTPMTALYKINWLSAAGTGLFIASIITSLFLGVGPERFISIFFKTLRQLIKPLITIPSVLALAYIMNYSGMSSTLGLFLAGTGSLFPFFSPFLGWLGVFLTGSDTSANALFGNLQAVTGQQVGVDPILTVAANSSGGVCGKMISPQSIAVATAATGLVGKEGDLFSFTVKHSLILAIIVGFMTYAQAYWLRWMIP from the coding sequence ATGACATGGACGCAAATATATGACCCGATGCATAGTCTAGCTCTGTCCTCGTTGCTAGCGGCTATTCCCATCATTGTGATTTTTTATTTGCTAGCTATTCGTCGAACTCCAGGCCAAATTGCAGGCATACTAGCATTAACTTCTGCTTTGTTAGTAGCCATTTTTGCCTATAAAATGCCTGTTGGCCTTGCACTTACCTCAGCGGTCATGGGAGCTTTATATGGAATATTCCCGATTTATTGGATCGTAATCACTGCTATTTTCATTTACAATTTAACGGTTGAGACCGGACAATTTGAAATAGTAAAAGATTCGATTGCCACAATTACAGACGATCGTCGGCTGCAAGCTTTGTTAATTGCCTTTGGATTTGGTGCTTTTTTGGAAGGGGCAGCTGGTTTTGGCACTCCTGTTGCTATTTCAGCGGGTATGTTAGTAGGTCTTGGTTTCAATCCTCTATATGCTGCAGGATTATGCTTAATTGCTAATACAGCGCCTGTAGCGTTTGGCGGTATTGGTATTCCAATTATTGTTGCAGGACAAGTTACTGGTATCGAAACAATGAATATCAGTGCCATGGTAGGAAGACAATTACCGTTTCTCTCAGTTATTATTCCAATATGGTTAGTTGTGTTGATGGCAGGTTGGAAGGCAGCTATGGAAGTATTGCCGGCATGTTTAGTAGCAGGTATTGCATTTGCTAGTGTTCAGTGGTTTTCCTCCAATTACATTGGGCCAGAGTTACCGGATATTTTATCGTCTCTAGCTTGTATCATTGCGTTGACGATTTTCTTAAAATCTTGGAAGCCTGCAAAAATTTGGCGATTTGAAAATGAGCCTGCACCGACTCTTGTTGCAAATCGGAATGCATTAACCTTAGGTAAGGTATTAAAAGCATGGTCACCTTTTATTATTCTTACTGTGATGGTAATCCTATGGGGGTTAAAACCCGTAGCAGCAATGTTAGATGCGGTAACGTTAAAATGGGTGGTTCCCGGACTTGATAAACTAATTGTGCAGGTTGCACCGATTGTCAAACAACCAACGCCTATGACAGCACTTTATAAAATAAACTGGTTAAGTGCTGCAGGAACGGGGCTATTCATTGCGAGTATAATTACTTCTTTATTTTTAGGCGTCGGACCGGAGAGATTTATTTCCATTTTCTTTAAAACCCTTAGACAATTAATAAAGCCACTCATTACAATTCCTTCTGTACTGGCCTTAGCTTACATTATGAATTATTCTGGTATGAGTTCCACTCTTGGCTTATTTTTAGCTGGCACGGGTTCTTTATTTCCTTTTTTCTCGCCCTTTCTAGGTTGGCTAGGAGTATTTTTAACTGGTTCGGATACCTCGGCAAATGCATTATTTGGCAACTTGCAAGCAGTTACTGGACAACAAGTTGGGGTCGATCCAATTTTGACAGTAGCAGCAAATTCTTCCGGTGGTGTTTGCGGTAAGATGATTTCCCCACAAAGTATTGCCGTAGCTACTGCCGCTACTGGACTAGTTGGTAAGGAGGGCGATCTATTTAGTTTCACAGTGAAACATTCACTGATTTTAGCTATAATTGTAGGATTCATGACCTACGCACAAGCGTACTGGCTCAGATGGATGATTCCCTGA
- a CDS encoding twin-arginine translocase TatA/TatE family subunit has translation MFSFSMPELVLILVIALVVFGPGKLPEVGKALGKGIQEFRKATTGESSQVQDPAIKVDSKSEEKK, from the coding sequence ATGTTTAGTTTTAGCATGCCGGAATTGGTGTTAATATTAGTGATTGCCCTTGTTGTATTTGGACCTGGAAAATTACCTGAAGTAGGTAAGGCGCTAGGCAAAGGGATTCAAGAATTTAGAAAAGCAACAACTGGCGAATCTTCTCAAGTCCAAGATCCAGCCATAAAAGTTGATAGCAAGTCTGAGGAGAAAAAGTGA
- the lon gene encoding endopeptidase La, which yields MVKKTQTRTIPLLPLRGILVFPYMIIHLDVGREKSISALEEAMVHDRFIMLATQKDAQNDEPKPEDIFNFGTVAEVKQLLKLPGGTIRVLVEGLHRAEIINYVESEAFYQVEVNEFDEPETRTLEIEALTRTAISQFEQWVKFSKKIPPETLVSVVVVEEPGRLTDLIASHLSLKIEDKQALLDAVNVKERLEKLCDILGREMEILELEKKISVRVRKQMEKTQKEYYLREQLKAIQKELGEKDDRAAEVEEYRTRLKEQEFPKEVAEKINKEIERLEKMPAMVAESAVIRTYLDTLLSLPWTKETVDMLDIDGAEKTLDEDHYGLEKVKERILEYLSIRKLTETMKGPILCLVGPPGVGKTSLARSIAKAMDRKFVRVSLGGVRDEAEIRGHRRTYVGAMPGRIIQGIRTAGSKNPVFLLDEIDKMSADFRGDPSAALLEVLDPEQNNTFSDHYVEVPYDLSRVLWVITANVMHTIPRPLLDRIEIINIPGYTEEEKVQIAKRYLVPKQVRDHGLTDKQIVFSEGTLQKIIGDYTRESGVRSLERNIATLCRKVARQIVQEKRTNVKVTAQNLHTYLGAARYRHTQAERQPQIGVSTGLAWTQVGGDVLAIEVSVMKGKGKLMLTGQLGEVMRESAQAGFSYIRTRAQELGIDANFQDEADIHIHLPEGGIPKDGPSAGISMATAVVSALTSRPVRSDVAMTGEITLRGRVLPVGGIKEKVLAAHRVGIKTIIMPKENKRDMDEIPANVKKNLEFVLVEHMDEVLKTALVTKNE from the coding sequence ATGGTAAAGAAAACACAAACAAGAACAATACCACTACTGCCCTTAAGAGGCATCTTAGTTTTTCCATATATGATTATTCACCTTGATGTAGGTCGTGAAAAATCGATTAGTGCCTTAGAAGAAGCAATGGTACATGATCGATTCATTATGCTGGCCACACAAAAGGACGCACAAAATGATGAACCGAAGCCAGAAGATATCTTTAATTTTGGAACTGTGGCAGAGGTAAAGCAGCTTTTAAAGCTTCCAGGCGGAACAATCAGAGTATTAGTAGAAGGATTACATCGTGCAGAAATTATAAATTATGTAGAGTCTGAAGCTTTCTATCAGGTAGAAGTCAATGAATTTGATGAACCAGAAACTAGAACGCTAGAGATTGAGGCTTTAACTCGGACAGCAATTTCTCAATTTGAACAATGGGTTAAGTTTAGTAAAAAAATTCCACCAGAAACTTTGGTTTCAGTTGTTGTTGTTGAGGAACCAGGACGTTTGACAGATCTAATTGCAAGTCATTTATCACTTAAAATTGAAGATAAACAAGCATTACTAGATGCTGTAAATGTAAAAGAACGATTGGAAAAACTATGTGATATCCTTGGTCGTGAAATGGAGATTCTCGAATTAGAAAAGAAAATTAGTGTCCGTGTGCGTAAGCAAATGGAAAAGACGCAAAAGGAATACTATTTACGGGAACAACTAAAAGCCATTCAAAAAGAATTAGGTGAAAAAGATGATCGGGCAGCAGAGGTTGAGGAATATCGTACAAGGCTAAAAGAACAGGAATTTCCTAAAGAAGTTGCAGAAAAAATCAATAAAGAAATTGAACGTTTAGAAAAAATGCCTGCGATGGTAGCTGAAAGTGCCGTCATTCGCACGTATCTTGATACATTACTATCACTGCCTTGGACAAAAGAGACCGTAGATATGCTAGATATTGATGGGGCGGAAAAGACCTTGGATGAAGACCATTACGGCCTAGAAAAGGTCAAGGAACGTATTTTGGAATATTTATCCATAAGAAAACTTACGGAAACGATGAAAGGACCTATTTTATGTCTAGTAGGCCCTCCTGGTGTAGGTAAAACTTCCTTAGCGCGCTCTATTGCGAAAGCAATGGACCGAAAATTTGTGAGAGTTTCTTTAGGTGGTGTGCGGGATGAAGCTGAAATTCGCGGTCATCGTCGTACCTACGTGGGGGCAATGCCTGGTCGCATTATTCAAGGAATACGTACAGCTGGCTCAAAAAATCCAGTATTCTTATTAGACGAAATTGATAAAATGAGTGCTGATTTTCGAGGGGATCCTTCTGCAGCATTATTAGAGGTTCTTGATCCGGAGCAAAATAATACCTTTAGTGACCACTATGTGGAAGTGCCTTACGATCTTTCCCGTGTTTTATGGGTCATCACTGCAAATGTAATGCATACCATTCCACGTCCATTGTTAGACCGAATCGAAATTATTAATATTCCTGGCTATACAGAAGAAGAAAAAGTACAGATTGCGAAACGGTATTTGGTTCCCAAACAAGTTCGTGATCATGGCTTGACGGATAAACAAATCGTTTTTTCGGAAGGTACTCTGCAAAAGATAATTGGCGATTATACCCGGGAATCAGGAGTTCGTAGCTTAGAACGCAACATTGCGACTTTATGCCGTAAAGTGGCTCGCCAAATTGTTCAAGAAAAACGCACGAATGTAAAAGTGACAGCGCAAAATTTGCATACTTATTTGGGAGCTGCTAGATATCGTCATACACAAGCAGAACGTCAACCGCAGATCGGGGTGAGCACAGGTCTCGCTTGGACTCAAGTCGGCGGCGATGTATTGGCTATTGAAGTTTCCGTGATGAAAGGTAAAGGCAAATTAATGCTTACAGGTCAACTTGGCGAAGTGATGCGTGAATCGGCTCAGGCTGGTTTTAGCTACATTCGTACCCGTGCACAAGAGCTTGGAATTGATGCAAATTTCCAAGATGAGGCAGATATTCATATTCACTTGCCAGAAGGCGGGATCCCCAAAGATGGTCCATCTGCGGGTATCAGCATGGCTACAGCCGTAGTGTCAGCTTTAACAAGTAGACCTGTGCGCAGTGATGTGGCGATGACAGGGGAAATTACCTTGCGAGGCAGGGTTCTACCAGTAGGCGGTATCAAAGAAAAAGTACTGGCAGCCCATCGTGTAGGAATTAAAACAATCATCATGCCTAAAGAGAATAAAAGAGACATGGATGAAATACCAGCAAATGTGAAAAAGAACTTAGAATTTGTGCTTGTTGAACATATGGATGAGGTGCTTAAAACAGCTTTGGTGACAAAAAATGAGTGA